A stretch of DNA from Dehalobacterium formicoaceticum:
GGGAAGGAAATACTTTTGGTTTACTTTGGGATGCCAAACACGGCGAAGTTTTAAAATATGCTATTGATTCCCGCCATAACTACAGCATGCACATGTTAATGATGAACAAGAAATATTATGATGCCTTACCTGAGGACATCCAAAAAATCATCATGGAAGCCGGCAAAGAAGCTTTAGCTTATCAACGTGGCATTTCCAATGACTTAGAAACAGCAGCTGAACAAAAGTTTGTTGATCAAGGAATTGAAGTATATAAACTGACTGATGCAGAAAGAGAGGAATTCAAAAACATAACCAAACCGGTATGGGATAAGTTTAAAGACCAGGTTTCCCAAGAACTGGTTGATTTAGTGGTAGCAACCCAACAATAAACGCAGCAGGGGATATGAGTGTAGGGGGGTAACACCCCCTCACATCCTACTTACCGTTCTAAAAACTTACTGTATAGAAAGGGATCGATATGGCTAATACATCTAATGAAAATCAATCTAAAAAGCCTAAGGGCATCCTATCATGGTTGGATGAAAATTTTGAGAAACCATTCCTCTTTATTGGTATGTTGGCGATAATTATCTTTATTACCTACCAAACCCTTTATCGCTATTTAGTTTCACAATTTTTTGGCGGAGCCGGGATTCCCGTTTGGACTGAAGAACTATCCAGATTTATCTTTATTTGGATCTCCTATTTAGCTGTTCCCATAGCCATTAAGGAACGTAGTAACATTCGAGTAGATATACTTTATGACCGTCTTTCGGATCGATGGAAAAAAATCAGCTGGATTTTGGTGGATCTTTGCATTCTTGCACTCACTGGAATGATTTTCTACATGGGGATCGACCACATCCGGATGCAGTTTGAATTTCCCCAAAATACTGCTTCAATGGGTATCCCTTATTTTATTCCCTATTTAATCTTACCTATTGGCTTTGGCTTAATGGCCATCCGTGCGATTCAGGATTTGATAAAAGAAATAAAATCAATACCAATGAAAGATACGCTTATAGGCCTACTCTGTGCAATAATTATTGCAATTCCTCTCTTTATCGGCTTGGAATTACCTGCTTTGGTTTGGCTGTTCGGTTACTTTATCCTTTTTTTGGCTATCGGTGTGCCTGTGGCCATGTCCTTAGGACTTTCCGCCATGGCCACCATTATCGGAGCAGGAACGATGCCGGTAGAATATGTAGCCCAGATTGCTTTTACATCTATTGACAGCTTCCCTATTATGGCCATTCCTTTTTTTGTTGCCGGTGGTGTTTTTATGGGCGTAGGGGGCTTATCCAAACGACTCTTAGACTTAGCTGATGAACTTCTGGGCAATTTCACCGGAGGTTTGGCTCTAGCCACTGTTGCTACCTGTATGTTTTTCGCTGCCATTAGCGGGTCCGGACCTGCCACAGTGGCCGCAATTGGCTCTTTAACCATTCCAGCCATGGTGGAAAGAGGATATGACAAGTATTTTTCCGCCGCCTTAGTTGCCGCGGCCGGCGCCATCGGGGTCATGATTCCTCCCAGCAATCCTTTTGTGGTCTATGGTGTTTCCTCTCAGGCTTCTATTGGCAAGCTTTTTATGGGCGGGATCGTACCAGGAATTTTAACCGGCTTAGTATTAATGGGTGTTAGTTATTATTACGCTAAGAAAAATAATTGGAAAGGCGAAGCGCGTAAGCGTACCGCCAAGAGCATTGGATTAGCTTTTTGGGATGCCAAATGGGCATTAATGGTACCTGTGATCATTTTAGGTGGTATCTATTCAGGAAAGATGACCCCCACAGAAGCAGCTGCGGTATCTGCCTTTTATGGATTAATTGTAGGATTATTTGTTTACAAAGGAATTAACATGCAGAATATTATTTCCTGCTTTATGGAGGCCTGCAGCACCTCCGCGGTTATCATCGTTTTAATGGCCATGGCTACAATATTCGGTAATATAATGACCGTTGAACAGGTACCGACGATGATCGCTGCTGCTATCCTTAAATTTACATCCAGTAAGATTATGATCCTTCTGATTATTAATATCTTCCTTCTCTGGGTAGGGACTTTTATGGAAGCATTGGCGGCAATTGTGATTCTCACCCCCATTCTCCTTCCCGTCGTAACCCAGGTTGGGGTAGACCCTGTTCACTTTGGCGTAATCATGGTGGCCAATTTGGCAATTGGCTTTATTACCCCACCAGTAGGTGTGAACTTATTCGTGGCTTGCGGAGTCGCCAAATCCAAAATCGAAGATATTGCTAAGGCTGTGATACCTATGTTGCTTGCTATGATTGCTGTTTTACTTTTGATCACTTATGTACCAGAGGTCTCCATGTTCCTGACCAAGTATGTTAAATAAGGTTTTTAATTTCCACGCCTTAAGATTTGGATAAATTTATAAGTAAATAAAAAATATAATAATATTTATCGAGAGGAGTATTTTATTATGGAATGCTGTGCAAGAGTATTATCACCCCATGAACAAAGAATCCAAGACGAAATTATGGGAAAGGCAAGTATTGAAGGCCGGGAAAGAGTCTTTGGTATTTTGAATAGTTTCCAAGGACAACGCCCCAGCGTGGATGTGGAAAGAGCCCAGTACTTTACCGAATCTTTTAAAGAAACGGAAGGTGAATTGTTAACCTTACGTTGGGCCAAGGCTTTAAAGCACATTGCAGAAAA
This window harbors:
- a CDS encoding TRAP transporter large permease subunit — its product is MANTSNENQSKKPKGILSWLDENFEKPFLFIGMLAIIIFITYQTLYRYLVSQFFGGAGIPVWTEELSRFIFIWISYLAVPIAIKERSNIRVDILYDRLSDRWKKISWILVDLCILALTGMIFYMGIDHIRMQFEFPQNTASMGIPYFIPYLILPIGFGLMAIRAIQDLIKEIKSIPMKDTLIGLLCAIIIAIPLFIGLELPALVWLFGYFILFLAIGVPVAMSLGLSAMATIIGAGTMPVEYVAQIAFTSIDSFPIMAIPFFVAGGVFMGVGGLSKRLLDLADELLGNFTGGLALATVATCMFFAAISGSGPATVAAIGSLTIPAMVERGYDKYFSAALVAAAGAIGVMIPPSNPFVVYGVSSQASIGKLFMGGIVPGILTGLVLMGVSYYYAKKNNWKGEARKRTAKSIGLAFWDAKWALMVPVIILGGIYSGKMTPTEAAAVSAFYGLIVGLFVYKGINMQNIISCFMEACSTSAVIIVLMAMATIFGNIMTVEQVPTMIAAAILKFTSSKIMILLIINIFLLWVGTFMEALAAIVILTPILLPVVTQVGVDPVHFGVIMVANLAIGFITPPVGVNLFVACGVAKSKIEDIAKAVIPMLLAMIAVLLLITYVPEVSMFLTKYVK